The following coding sequences lie in one Polyodon spathula isolate WHYD16114869_AA chromosome 15, ASM1765450v1, whole genome shotgun sequence genomic window:
- the LOC121327698 gene encoding claudin-4-like, with protein MVSAGLQLLGISLAMVGWVGAIVTCALPMWRVTAFIGNNIVVAQTIWEGLWMNCIVQSTGQMQCKVYDSMLALPQDLQAARALTVISILLAVLALLVSIAGAKCTNCVEEESVKARVSQVSGVLLLVAGVLYLIPVCWSANSVIRDFYNPLVTEAQKRELGASMYIGWGSSALLLLGGALLCCSCPQKNVNYSAHYTAASSRPRTDVPSKNYV; from the coding sequence ATGGTATCTGCTGGGCTTCAGTTGCTGGGAATCTCCCTGGCTATGGTAGGCTGGGTGGGGGCTATTGTGACCTGTGCCCTACCCATGTGGAGGGTCACCGCCTTCATTGGGAACAACATTGTGGTAGCGCAGACCATCTGGGAAGGCCTGTGGATGAACTGTATTGTCCAGAGCACTGGTCAGATGCAGTGCAAGGTGTACGACTCTATGCTGGCCCTCCCTCAAGACCTGCAAGCCGCCAGGGCGCTCACTGTCATCTCTATCCTGCTGGCGGTACTGGCACTGTTGGTCAGCATAGCGGGTGCCAAGTGTACCAACTGTGTGGAGGAGGAGTCTGTGAAAGCCCGTGTCAGCCAGGTGTCTGGGGTGTTGCTCCTCGTTGCCGGGGTGCTCTACCTCATCCCAGTCTGCTGGTCGGCCAATAGTGTCATCCGGGACTTCTACAACCCCCTGGTCACCGAGGCACAGAAGCGCGAGTTGGGGGCCTCTATGTACATTGGCTGGGGTTCCTCTGCCTTGCTGCTGCTGGGGGGCGCTCTGCTGTGCTGCTCCTGCCCTCAGAAGAATGTGAACTACTCTGCCCACTACACTGCTGCCAGCTCTCGTCCTCGCACTGACGTCCCAAGCAAGAATTATGTGTGA
- the LOC121327993 gene encoding claudin-4-like, whose translation MVSAGLQLLGISLAMIGWVGAIVTCALPMWRVTAFIGNNIVVAQTIWEGLWMNCIVQSTGQMQCKVYDSLLALPQDLQAARALTVISILLAVLALLVSIAGAKCTNCVEEESVKARVSQVSGVLLLVAGVLYLIPVCWSANSVIRDFYNPLVTEAQKRELGASMYIGWGSSALLLLGGALLCCSCPQKNANYSAHYTAASSRPRTDVPSKNYV comes from the coding sequence ATGGTATCTGCTGGGCTTCAGTTGCTGGGAATCTCCCTGGCTATGATAGGCTGGGTGGGGGCTATTGTGACCTGTGCCCTACCCATGTGGAGGGTCACCGCCTTCATTGGGAACAACATTGTGGTGGCACAGACCATCTGGGAAGGCCTGTGGATGAACTGTATTGTCCAGAGCACTGGTCAGATGCAGTGCAAGGTGTACGACTCTCTGCTGGCCCTCCCTCAAGACCTGCAAGCCGCCAGGGCGCTCACTGTCATCTCTATCCTGCTGGCGGTACTGGCACTGTTGGTCAGCATAGCGGGTGCCAAGTGTACCAACTGTGTGGAGGAGGAGTCTGTGAAAGCCCGTGTCAGCCAGGTATCTGGGGTGTTGCTCCTCGTTGCCGGGGTGCTCTACCTCATCCCAGTCTGCTGGTCGGCCAATAGTGTCATCCGGGACTTCTACAACCCCCTGGTCACCGAGGCACAGAAGCGCGAGTTGGGGGCCTCCATGTACATTGGCTGGGGTTCCTCTGCCTTGCTGCTGCTAGGGGGCGCTCTGCTGTGCTGCTCCTGCCCTCAGAAGAATGCGAACTACTCTGCCCACTACACTGCTGCCAGCTCTCGTCCTCGCACTGACGTCCCAAGCAAGAATTATGTGTGA